A section of the Paenibacillus aurantius genome encodes:
- a CDS encoding Na-translocating system protein MpsC family protein produces the protein MKATAGSLKQDILKLYNEINRGMFSAGVNRTKVDFIGNKIIILSINHRVPVLSLLDGRDRDTTRKMDNLLGEHFKAEIKKTFEDMFQLNIVAILKDYDIETEYSGTIVILDRDVESYLNDML, from the coding sequence TTGAAAGCAACAGCCGGAAGCTTGAAACAAGATATTCTTAAATTGTACAACGAAATCAACAGGGGAATGTTCAGTGCGGGCGTCAACCGGACGAAAGTCGACTTTATCGGCAACAAAATTATTATTCTTTCCATTAACCACAGGGTGCCCGTGCTCAGTCTGCTTGACGGGAGAGACCGTGATACCACCCGTAAGATGGATAATTTGCTGGGTGAGCATTTCAAGGCGGAAATCAAGAAGACGTTTGAAGACATGTTCCAATTGAATATCGTCGCGATTTTGAAGGATTACGATATTGAGACCGAATATTCGGGTACGATCGTGATTCTCGATCGGGACGTGGAAAGCTATCTGAATGATATGTTGTAG
- a CDS encoding ABC transporter ATP-binding protein, translated as MSIKIEISGVSKMFRKGGKDITAMQETNLAIEEGRFVSIIGPSGCGKSTLFNIIAGLIPPSTGRVLADGENIIGKTGHVGYMLQKDMLLPWRTILDNIILGMEIRGVPRKQAVERALPLMEKYGLKGFDKHYPAELSGGMKQRAALLRTLMYDRDIILLDEPFGALDAQTRITMQNWLLQLWSDFGKTVLFVTHDIDEAIYLSDDIYVFTARPGRIKTKVSVNMERPRKQEDLTSEAFMELKHYLMGLLSEEQQAAQSAEMIS; from the coding sequence ATGAGTATCAAGATTGAGATCAGCGGCGTGAGTAAAATGTTTCGAAAAGGAGGTAAGGACATTACCGCCATGCAGGAGACGAATCTTGCGATCGAAGAGGGCCGCTTCGTCAGTATTATCGGGCCAAGCGGCTGCGGGAAGTCCACACTCTTTAACATCATCGCCGGCCTGATTCCTCCCTCAACGGGGCGAGTGCTTGCGGATGGGGAGAACATTATCGGCAAGACCGGACATGTCGGCTATATGCTTCAGAAGGACATGCTGCTCCCGTGGCGCACCATTCTGGATAATATCATCCTCGGCATGGAAATTCGAGGCGTTCCGCGTAAGCAGGCGGTGGAACGTGCGCTGCCGCTTATGGAGAAATATGGGCTGAAGGGCTTCGATAAGCATTATCCGGCCGAGCTGTCCGGCGGCATGAAGCAGCGGGCGGCGCTGCTGCGGACGCTGATGTATGACCGGGACATTATTTTATTGGATGAACCGTTCGGCGCATTGGATGCCCAGACGCGGATTACGATGCAGAACTGGCTGCTGCAGTTGTGGAGTGATTTCGGTAAAACCGTGCTGTTCGTCACGCATGACATCGACGAAGCCATTTATCTGTCGGACGACATCTATGTCTTTACCGCACGGCCCGGCCGCATCAAGACCAAAGTCAGCGTGAACATGGAACGCCCCCGAAAGCAGGAGGATCTTACGTCGGAAGCGTTCATGGAGCTGAAGCACTACCTGATGGGCCTGCTTTCCGAGGAGCAGCAGGCTGCCCAGTCGGCCGAAATGATTTCCTGA
- a CDS encoding ABC transporter permease, with translation MESEATVLKSAVIWNINKKEEQRSEVPLIQDEEQKERRNKRIIALGRLLITILIAAVWEGFTRMGWLDSYYWSSPVTIAQTSWEQIVKHHMLSDLLYTSGSTIIGFAAGTFLGALLGLSFWWSRRYALISEPFLIILNAMPKLALAPIIVILLGIGFFSKVVLAFALTVIVAALSAYSGVRSVDPDMEKLMYSLGANRYQVFTKVVVPWSMPWIISSLRINIALALAGAIVGEFIASDQGIGRMIVYAGTILDIDLVWVGVVALSILSIVMYWGVVALEKWLSKGFIKQ, from the coding sequence ATGGAAAGCGAAGCGACAGTGCTTAAGTCCGCCGTTATCTGGAACATAAACAAGAAGGAAGAGCAGCGGAGCGAGGTGCCGCTCATCCAGGACGAGGAGCAGAAGGAGCGCCGGAATAAGCGCATCATCGCGCTGGGCCGGCTGCTGATTACGATTCTGATCGCAGCGGTCTGGGAGGGCTTTACCCGAATGGGCTGGCTTGACTCCTACTATTGGAGCAGCCCCGTCACCATAGCCCAAACCTCCTGGGAGCAGATTGTGAAGCACCATATGCTGTCTGATCTGCTGTACACCTCAGGCTCCACGATTATCGGGTTCGCCGCCGGGACTTTCCTCGGTGCGCTGCTCGGGTTATCCTTCTGGTGGTCGAGACGCTATGCTCTCATCAGCGAGCCGTTTCTGATCATTCTGAATGCCATGCCGAAACTGGCGCTTGCTCCGATCATCGTTATCCTGCTTGGCATCGGTTTCTTCTCCAAGGTGGTTCTGGCTTTCGCGCTGACGGTCATCGTAGCGGCGCTATCCGCCTACAGCGGCGTAAGAAGCGTCGATCCCGACATGGAAAAGCTGATGTATTCGCTTGGTGCGAACCGGTATCAGGTGTTCACGAAGGTTGTGGTGCCCTGGTCGATGCCATGGATCATCAGCAGCCTGCGCATCAACATAGCGCTTGCGCTTGCCGGTGCAATCGTCGGCGAATTTATCGCTTCCGACCAAGGGATCGGGCGGATGATTGTCTACGCCGGCACGATTCTTGATATCGATCTTGTCTGGGTAGGCGTCGTGGCGCTGTCCATCCTGTCCATCGTGATGTATTGGGGAGTCGTGGCGCTGGAGAAATGGCTGTCCAAAGGCTTTATCAAGCAGTAA
- a CDS encoding ABC transporter substrate-binding protein: MLRTHKKLVVLICICILAVVAAACGKSEAGANLSAAGSTAGAGGTTAAPASLKKLVIAEPLHSIGYLPLYIAQRDGYFKKYGLDVKVITAAGGTHVTAVVSGDAWGVIGGPESNAMANRKNDDPIISVVNVVNRANVYLMAKKGTGPKSNSPEDLKAFLKDKKLIVGRHGGTPNLLSRYLLIQLGLDPDKDSRLLEPADSSAVVAMMQQGAAEVANGAEPQVSDGMAKGVWDEPFYKFHSLGDYAYSVLSVKKSAIDKDPATVQGFVNAIVEVLQKIKDDQAYLTEQAKLEFPTMTPEALKASVDRAYADNLWSLDGQISETALKNDMDVMQKTGIFTEPYTYDGLVDMQFVKSGK, translated from the coding sequence ATGTTGCGTACCCATAAGAAGCTGGTTGTCCTGATCTGTATCTGCATTCTCGCCGTGGTGGCTGCGGCATGCGGCAAGAGTGAAGCGGGGGCGAACCTATCGGCCGCGGGCAGTACCGCAGGCGCCGGCGGGACGACCGCCGCTCCCGCTTCCCTGAAGAAGCTGGTCATCGCGGAACCGCTTCACTCCATCGGTTATCTGCCCCTCTATATCGCCCAGCGAGACGGTTATTTCAAAAAGTACGGTCTAGACGTCAAGGTGATTACCGCTGCGGGCGGCACCCATGTGACGGCAGTCGTCAGCGGAGACGCCTGGGGCGTGATAGGCGGACCGGAGTCGAATGCGATGGCAAACCGGAAGAACGACGATCCGATCATCTCCGTCGTGAACGTTGTCAACCGGGCGAACGTGTATTTGATGGCCAAGAAAGGCACCGGGCCGAAAAGCAATTCGCCGGAGGACCTCAAGGCGTTCCTCAAGGACAAGAAGCTGATCGTTGGCCGTCACGGCGGTACGCCGAATTTGCTGAGCCGCTATCTGCTGATCCAGCTCGGTCTGGATCCGGACAAGGATTCGCGGCTTCTGGAACCGGCGGACAGCTCCGCCGTCGTCGCCATGATGCAGCAGGGTGCAGCGGAAGTGGCGAACGGCGCCGAGCCGCAAGTCAGCGACGGCATGGCGAAAGGCGTATGGGACGAGCCCTTTTATAAATTCCATTCGCTTGGCGATTACGCCTACTCCGTGCTCAGCGTTAAAAAATCCGCGATCGACAAAGATCCGGCAACGGTGCAGGGGTTTGTGAATGCGATTGTAGAGGTGCTGCAAAAAATCAAGGATGACCAAGCGTATTTGACGGAACAAGCCAAATTGGAGTTCCCGACCATGACACCCGAGGCACTTAAAGCTTCGGTTGATCGGGCCTATGCGGACAATCTGTGGAGCCTGGACGGGCAAATATCGGAGACGGCACTCAAGAACGACATGGATGTCATGCAAAAGACGGGTATCTTCACCGAACCTTATACCTATGACGGTTTGGTGGACATGCAGTTTGTAAAAAGCGGGAAATAA
- a CDS encoding cysteine hydrolase family protein, whose amino-acid sequence MRMVKENLKPEKTAVIVVDVQNDYCHPEGACARRGNDVSGVKAMMPNLHELLRAARSQDVPVIFIQTFHERATDSAAWTVRSDGRSGDVCRTGTWGADFFEVTPLPDDIIVNKHRYSAFINTRLDSVLRTLKVETLVMTGVSTNVCVESTARHGYMLDYNIAFVGDACAAFSRDAHNMTLENIDGFFGSVVTTEELIETWAALAVDVTTAG is encoded by the coding sequence ATGCGAATGGTTAAAGAAAACTTGAAGCCAGAGAAAACCGCCGTAATTGTGGTGGACGTACAGAATGATTATTGCCATCCGGAAGGGGCTTGCGCGCGCCGGGGAAATGATGTCAGCGGCGTGAAGGCGATGATGCCGAATCTTCACGAACTGCTCCGTGCGGCCCGCAGCCAGGATGTGCCCGTTATCTTCATCCAGACCTTCCATGAACGGGCAACCGACTCCGCCGCATGGACGGTCCGTTCCGACGGGCGTTCCGGGGATGTGTGCCGGACGGGCACATGGGGGGCCGACTTTTTCGAGGTGACGCCGCTTCCGGATGATATTATCGTCAACAAGCACCGCTACAGTGCTTTTATCAACACCCGGCTGGACTCGGTACTCCGCACGCTGAAGGTCGAGACTCTGGTGATGACGGGCGTCAGCACCAATGTGTGCGTAGAATCGACCGCTCGTCACGGGTACATGCTGGATTACAACATCGCCTTTGTGGGTGACGCCTGCGCTGCCTTCTCCCGGGATGCGCATAACATGACGCTTGAGAATATTGACGGCTTCTTTGGCTCCGTGGTTACCACTGAGGAGCTCATCGAGACATGGGCTGCACTTGCCGTAGACGTGACAACCGCGGGCTGA
- a CDS encoding MFS transporter — protein sequence MKTTSVARIQYVICLGAFLSNLSAGMFNIALLDISRDFQSTMTSTQWVVAIYLLTISVCLPLMGSLGDGKGKRTVHNLGLLIFAAGGLLCALSNSLPALILFRIVQGIGASMYQANNMALVVSLFPPERRGRALGTVSTFVAAGALIGPSLGGMIIQWLSWRANFWLLAAVALGTWLLAQRFIPADRTAGSGAPDYPGAALFAVALTSMVTALNLGTSQGWASGSVWLLLGLAVLFGAWFARRSLSPRWERAAEGSGPFIRLTLFNHPYIGFGVLLTILTYAAAFGTQLVLPVILRNVMGIPPAGAGLIVMAYPASLIFSAPLSGTGSDRFGSAPLIIAGLGSMAVSLAAFSFLSADSHTLYVIAVVVLLGWSMGLITSPNNSIVMSRTPKQNLGLMSSMIALCRNLGMMLGAAVGGLLLSTEPGAGTATAAALSGFSHSIRDWYMAMAMLIVAALLVFLWVTRYSDKKAAAMHGRGNQRETMV from the coding sequence TTGAAAACAACATCGGTTGCCAGAATTCAATATGTGATCTGCCTGGGGGCCTTCCTCTCCAACCTGTCAGCGGGCATGTTCAATATCGCTCTTCTAGATATCTCGCGCGACTTTCAAAGTACAATGACCTCCACCCAATGGGTGGTCGCCATCTATCTGCTTACCATCTCCGTTTGTCTCCCTCTTATGGGTTCATTGGGAGACGGAAAAGGAAAGCGGACCGTGCACAACCTGGGTTTGCTTATTTTTGCGGCGGGCGGCCTGCTCTGTGCTCTGTCAAATAGTCTGCCTGCCCTGATCTTATTTCGCATAGTGCAGGGAATAGGCGCTTCCATGTACCAGGCAAACAATATGGCACTGGTCGTATCCCTTTTTCCGCCTGAGCGGAGAGGGCGCGCACTCGGGACCGTTAGCACCTTCGTGGCCGCTGGAGCCCTTATAGGGCCAAGCCTCGGAGGCATGATCATCCAGTGGCTCTCCTGGCGGGCCAATTTTTGGCTGCTGGCAGCCGTGGCCTTGGGTACATGGCTGCTGGCCCAGCGGTTCATACCGGCCGACCGAACCGCCGGAAGCGGTGCGCCCGATTATCCGGGCGCCGCCCTGTTTGCCGTCGCGCTCACCAGCATGGTTACAGCACTCAATCTGGGAACCTCCCAAGGGTGGGCTTCCGGCTCCGTATGGCTGCTTCTGGGCTTGGCCGTTCTGTTCGGCGCATGGTTCGCACGCCGGAGCCTGTCTCCGCGCTGGGAGCGGGCGGCGGAAGGGAGCGGTCCGTTTATCCGGCTCACCCTGTTCAACCATCCCTACATTGGTTTCGGCGTGCTTCTGACTATTCTGACCTATGCCGCGGCCTTCGGCACCCAGCTCGTTCTGCCGGTTATTCTTCGTAACGTGATGGGCATACCGCCGGCCGGTGCCGGGCTGATCGTCATGGCCTATCCGGCATCCCTGATTTTCTCCGCGCCGCTGAGCGGGACGGGTTCCGACCGGTTCGGCTCGGCGCCGCTGATTATCGCAGGGCTGGGAAGCATGGCGGTTTCGCTGGCCGCCTTCAGTTTTCTGTCGGCGGATTCCCACACGCTTTACGTCATCGCGGTGGTCGTGCTGCTTGGATGGTCTATGGGACTGATCACGTCGCCGAACAACAGCATCGTCATGAGCCGGACGCCGAAGCAGAATCTCGGCTTAATGAGCAGCATGATCGCGCTTTGCCGAAATCTCGGCATGATGCTTGGCGCTGCGGTAGGGGGCCTGCTGCTCAGCACGGAGCCGGGTGCGGGTACGGCCACCGCTGCGGCACTGAGCGGCTTCTCGCACAGCATTCGCGACTGGTATATGGCCATGGCGATGCTCATCGTCGCCGCACTCCTTGTGTTCCTGTGGGTAACCCGGTATAGCGATAAGAAGGCGGCCGCCATGCACGGCCGAGGTAATCAACGGGAAACCATGGTCTAG
- a CDS encoding multidrug effflux MFS transporter: MTNKNNQHVVRLALLLGLFSTLGPFTIDMYLPAFPQIVKQFDTTASLVQLSLTACLLGLGIGQLVMGSLSDVYGRRNPLLLSMAVYVFASLACAFAPNIGLLIAFRFVQGFAASAGIVISRAIARDLYSGHELTKFFSLLLLVGNLGPLVAPVTGSGILSFTTWIGVFIALALLGIYLWTMTKWGLQETLPSDRRRPSNFAQQLRNYGSLLRDRQFIGYMLAQGIMIAGVFAYVSGTPFIYQNIYGASPTVFALLFGSNGISLILGSQLVGRMAHRVTEHTFLLFGLWLACLASVTVLVVAIVHGPLFALVIPLFFFVAAIGITSTAAFPLAMESQGHMAGSAAALLGVIPFLLGAVVSPLVGIAGEDTAVPLGVIILLTSAAAMLAYFLLVRRCTGRAA, from the coding sequence ATGACCAACAAGAACAATCAGCATGTGGTTAGACTGGCTTTGCTGCTCGGTTTATTTTCGACACTCGGGCCTTTTACTATCGATATGTATTTACCGGCGTTCCCGCAGATTGTGAAGCAATTCGATACGACGGCTTCGCTGGTGCAGCTGAGTCTGACCGCTTGTTTACTTGGACTCGGTATCGGCCAACTCGTCATGGGTTCGCTAAGCGACGTCTACGGTAGACGCAATCCGCTGCTTCTCTCCATGGCCGTTTATGTCTTCGCCTCGTTAGCTTGCGCATTTGCGCCAAATATCGGGCTGTTGATTGCCTTCCGGTTCGTGCAGGGTTTTGCCGCTTCGGCGGGCATTGTTATTTCGCGCGCTATCGCACGTGATCTATACAGCGGTCACGAGCTCACAAAATTTTTCTCGCTGCTCTTGCTTGTCGGTAATTTGGGTCCGCTCGTCGCACCGGTTACCGGTAGTGGAATTCTGTCTTTCACTACTTGGATAGGTGTATTTATAGCGCTGGCACTTCTGGGAATCTACCTATGGACGATGACAAAATGGGGGCTGCAGGAGACGTTGCCATCGGATCGCCGCAGGCCCAGCAATTTTGCACAACAACTGCGGAATTACGGATCGCTCTTGCGAGATCGCCAGTTTATCGGCTACATGCTGGCACAGGGTATTATGATCGCGGGGGTCTTCGCGTATGTTTCGGGAACGCCCTTTATCTATCAAAATATTTACGGGGCCTCGCCAACCGTATTCGCGCTATTATTCGGATCGAACGGCATCAGCCTGATCCTCGGCTCCCAACTGGTCGGCCGGATGGCGCATCGCGTAACCGAACACACCTTTCTGTTGTTCGGCCTATGGCTTGCCTGTTTGGCAAGCGTCACGGTCTTAGTGGTGGCCATCGTCCATGGACCGCTTTTCGCATTGGTGATTCCGCTGTTTTTCTTCGTAGCGGCAATCGGCATTACCTCAACGGCAGCATTCCCGCTCGCCATGGAGAGCCAGGGTCATATGGCGGGCAGCGCTGCTGCGCTGCTTGGTGTCATTCCCTTTTTGCTCGGAGCCGTCGTGTCTCCGCTAGTTGGCATCGCGGGTGAAGACACTGCCGTTCCGCTGGGTGTAATTATTTTATTAACCAGCGCCGCAGCGATGCTAGCTTACTTCCTGCTGGTCAGAAGATGCACCGGTCGAGCAGCTTAG
- a CDS encoding AraC family transcriptional regulator: MSHTEAVVYSVGCSRHTRLFVSGRTPAPTSTYLIRLQVNGSCQASVNGEVYTIRPGDLLLLKPGDDYLLRIDAETNESRDGIQIESTDYYLSCGGPWLEAWWSRARFRPCTRIAQDEGILSQWRRIIFEKRNIYERNEELTDYLLRALLLSLERLVRRAAEGNEARGGSYVPYRIKEYIEHHAIETLTLEQIARAAGVSVSSAAHLFKAAFGQSIMRYVVDIRLSLAAERMLQSGLKLEEIAEASGFVSYPYFCRSFRTRFGASPGEYRLRNQLQ, translated from the coding sequence ATGAGTCATACGGAAGCGGTCGTTTACAGCGTCGGATGCTCAAGGCATACCCGATTATTCGTCAGCGGCCGGACACCGGCGCCTACCTCCACTTACTTGATTCGGCTGCAGGTAAACGGCAGCTGCCAAGCGTCCGTGAACGGAGAAGTCTATACGATCCGCCCGGGCGACCTCCTGCTTTTAAAGCCCGGCGACGATTATCTGCTTCGAATCGACGCCGAAACCAACGAGAGCCGGGACGGGATTCAGATCGAAAGCACGGATTATTACCTCAGCTGCGGAGGACCGTGGTTGGAAGCCTGGTGGAGCCGCGCCCGGTTTCGGCCCTGCACTCGAATCGCGCAGGATGAAGGCATACTCTCGCAATGGCGCAGGATCATCTTTGAGAAACGCAATATCTACGAACGGAACGAAGAGCTGACGGACTACCTCCTGCGCGCACTCCTGCTGTCGCTTGAACGACTGGTACGCCGGGCCGCGGAGGGCAACGAGGCGAGAGGCGGATCCTACGTCCCGTATCGGATCAAGGAATATATCGAACACCATGCCATCGAGACGCTCACCCTGGAGCAGATCGCCAGAGCTGCTGGCGTCAGCGTGTCGTCGGCCGCCCACTTGTTTAAAGCCGCGTTCGGCCAATCGATCATGCGGTACGTCGTAGACATCCGTCTCTCCCTCGCGGCCGAGCGCATGCTTCAGAGCGGGCTAAAGCTGGAGGAAATCGCCGAAGCCTCGGGCTTCGTCAGCTATCCTTATTTCTGCCGGTCCTTCCGCACCCGGTTCGGCGCATCGCCCGGCGAATACCGCTTGCGGAATCAGCTGCAGTAA
- a CDS encoding Gfo/Idh/MocA family protein — MSEALRVGIVGTGGIFQAAHKPAWLGHPEAEIVAVCDINGERVRAVAEELGGVPSYEDYRELLEREDLDAIDICTPNLYHSEIAVAALNKGLHVFCEKPDAVSPEEAQRMADAAKRSGKLLMVMRNNRFSPGSRYLKRYIDQGLMGEIYTGRCGWVRRRGIPGKGGWFTTKSLSGGGPLIDLGVHFIDLALWLMGNPKPIAVSGATYTKFAASNVSDSAHSQFGDRNAEGIFDVEDLATGFIRFDNGATLQIEFSWASNIGEEMNFVELRGTQSGASLKNGSLKIFSETAGQLADIHPVLNEAKAKPQHTENIFHFVDCVRNGAEPTIRPEHGVDMIKILTAIYESAASGREVRLVEERAVL, encoded by the coding sequence ATGAGTGAAGCACTTCGAGTAGGCATCGTGGGAACCGGGGGGATTTTTCAGGCGGCTCATAAACCTGCATGGCTGGGGCACCCGGAAGCGGAGATCGTCGCGGTATGCGACATAAACGGAGAACGGGTGCGGGCGGTAGCGGAGGAACTGGGCGGCGTGCCGTCCTACGAAGATTACCGGGAACTGCTGGAGCGGGAGGACTTGGACGCGATCGACATCTGCACGCCGAACCTATACCATTCGGAGATTGCCGTTGCAGCATTGAACAAGGGCTTGCACGTTTTTTGCGAGAAACCGGACGCCGTCAGTCCCGAGGAAGCGCAGCGAATGGCCGACGCGGCGAAGAGGAGCGGCAAGCTGCTGATGGTCATGCGCAACAACCGTTTCTCCCCGGGCTCCCGCTACCTGAAGCGATACATTGATCAAGGCTTAATGGGGGAGATCTATACGGGCCGGTGCGGGTGGGTTCGCCGGAGGGGAATCCCGGGCAAGGGAGGCTGGTTTACTACCAAATCTTTGTCCGGAGGCGGCCCGCTGATCGATTTGGGCGTTCATTTCATCGATTTGGCGTTATGGCTGATGGGCAACCCGAAGCCAATCGCGGTCAGCGGGGCGACCTATACCAAGTTCGCCGCCAGTAACGTGTCTGATTCCGCGCACAGCCAGTTCGGCGACCGAAACGCGGAGGGGATATTCGACGTAGAGGATCTGGCGACGGGATTTATCCGGTTCGACAATGGGGCTACTCTGCAGATTGAGTTCAGTTGGGCTTCCAACATCGGGGAGGAAATGAACTTCGTCGAGCTCCGAGGTACGCAGTCGGGCGCTTCTCTGAAGAACGGCAGCCTCAAGATTTTCTCCGAGACAGCCGGGCAGCTGGCGGACATCCATCCGGTGCTGAACGAAGCAAAAGCCAAGCCGCAGCATACCGAGAATATCTTTCACTTTGTCGATTGCGTGCGGAACGGCGCCGAGCCGACGATTCGTCCGGAGCACGGAGTCGACATGATCAAGATCCTCACCGCCATTTACGAATCCGCCGCGAGCGGACGGGAAGTGCGTCTCGTGGAAGAGAGAGCCGTGCTGTAA
- a CDS encoding sensor histidine kinase: MNFFSIKKLISPSVSIQGKIFVAFTLVTLLGIVAVTSIVYLYMRETVKHNAFTSVTDSIRQADESLNLRLEEISRLNTVVVTNSTVLATLQSHTEEPSYEWFQEQKRIEEFLSAVIAYKPYISRISVIGMNGKVFFVGSPWLDKRIIQAPMMQYFLQNGSGHAYFHQPGSSSIVTGREIRYNRETIGMVMFDLNDDFIKKIYDVKPTPDSMLYVADEKNEFIYEPRASLVDKETVLKLNQELAGSSASVERVIKGKSYLAVSRKSDYTGWSTLALIPMKSLLTETVRIRNLLAEVSIIVFVLIVIGTLQVSSRITKNIRMLRSMMMRVMDGNLTPPATIIHSKDEIGQLYLAFKRMVEEVNRLLEGIRTTEREKREAELAVLQAQIRPHFLYNTLNTVKYLAKLNGVPNIVEVSESLIELMRGVLGNSNEYLSLQDELQYVSSYVTIEKYKYVEPIQLNIEIEREELLRCRVLKLMLQPIVENAIIHGIASSEHGGVVQIRIYKQLHELRIEVKDYGKGMSEEQIEALFAGSNSQSGSRFSGMGVRNVHERIVRVYGEPYGVSVYSEPGTFTNVLIRFPLLPEKEE, translated from the coding sequence ATGAATTTTTTCTCCATCAAAAAGCTGATTTCGCCAAGTGTAAGCATTCAAGGAAAAATCTTTGTTGCCTTTACTTTGGTTACCCTGCTCGGAATCGTGGCCGTGACAAGCATCGTTTATTTGTATATGAGGGAAACCGTGAAACACAATGCCTTTACTTCCGTTACGGACAGCATACGGCAGGCGGACGAATCCTTGAATCTCCGGCTGGAGGAAATCAGCCGATTGAACACGGTTGTCGTTACCAATAGCACCGTTTTGGCTACCTTGCAAAGCCATACCGAGGAGCCCAGCTACGAGTGGTTCCAAGAGCAAAAGCGGATCGAAGAGTTTCTATCTGCCGTAATCGCTTACAAGCCTTATATTTCAAGGATTTCCGTCATTGGAATGAACGGAAAGGTTTTTTTCGTTGGCTCCCCTTGGCTCGATAAGAGAATAATCCAGGCTCCGATGATGCAGTATTTTCTGCAGAATGGCTCGGGACATGCCTATTTTCATCAACCGGGGAGCAGTTCCATCGTAACCGGCCGTGAGATCAGGTATAACCGGGAGACAATCGGCATGGTGATGTTCGACCTCAATGACGATTTTATTAAGAAGATCTACGATGTTAAACCAACGCCCGACAGTATGCTGTACGTGGCAGACGAGAAGAACGAATTCATTTATGAGCCCCGAGCCAGCCTTGTGGATAAGGAAACGGTCTTGAAATTAAACCAGGAGCTGGCCGGATCAAGTGCTTCGGTTGAAAGGGTGATTAAGGGAAAAAGCTACCTGGCGGTAAGCCGGAAATCGGATTATACCGGATGGTCTACGCTGGCACTAATCCCCATGAAATCGCTGTTAACTGAAACGGTGCGGATCCGCAATCTATTGGCTGAAGTGTCCATTATCGTGTTTGTCCTTATCGTCATCGGCACCTTGCAGGTTTCTTCAAGAATAACCAAAAATATACGAATGCTGAGGTCCATGATGATGCGGGTGATGGACGGCAATTTGACGCCCCCGGCGACCATCATTCATTCCAAGGATGAAATCGGGCAGCTCTACCTAGCCTTCAAAAGGATGGTAGAGGAGGTAAATCGTCTGCTTGAAGGGATCCGGACAACCGAGAGGGAGAAACGGGAAGCGGAGCTCGCGGTCCTGCAGGCTCAAATCCGTCCCCATTTTCTGTACAACACGCTGAACACCGTCAAGTATCTGGCCAAGCTGAACGGGGTACCGAATATTGTGGAGGTATCCGAATCCTTAATTGAACTTATGCGCGGCGTATTGGGCAATTCAAATGAATATCTTTCACTGCAGGACGAACTGCAGTATGTCAGCAGCTACGTAACGATTGAAAAGTATAAATACGTGGAACCCATTCAGTTGAACATTGAAATAGAAAGGGAAGAGCTGCTGCGGTGCCGTGTGTTAAAGCTCATGCTGCAGCCCATTGTGGAAAACGCCATTATTCATGGAATCGCTTCCTCGGAGCATGGGGGAGTGGTGCAGATTCGTATCTATAAGCAGCTCCATGAACTCAGAATCGAAGTCAAGGATTATGGCAAGGGCATGTCCGAGGAGCAGATCGAGGCTCTTTTTGCAGGGAGTAACAGCCAGAGCGGCAGCCGCTTCAGCGGAATGGGGGTACGCAATGTGCATGAACGCATCGTCCGAGTGTATGGAGAGCCTTACGGTGTGTCGGTTTACAGCGAGCCGGGGACGTTTACCAACGTGCTGATCCGGTTCCCTTTGCTGCCGGAGAAGGAGGAATGA